ACAACATATGTCGGTAACAACGGCTCAAATATTAGTACAGAGCCAGTTATTGGAGCGCGACATCCAAATAGAAAAAGCGGCCATTCACCAACTAGCCAATACGCTGTATAGCTTTACACCCTACATTGAAAAGCAAACGCCAAACCCTAATACCCACAGCGGATTACTCATTGAAGTTTCCCGCTCACTCACGCTCTTTAAAGGGCTAGGTAACATTATTACTTTAATACAGCAGGAACTGCAGACATTTAATTTTCATTACTGCCTAGGTACAGGCCATACCAGCAAAGCGGCCTGGTTATTATCGTTTGATAAACAAAAAAAAATACCGGATAACGAAAAACCACACACGCGCACAGATGTTATCGAACAATTGCAAACACTCGACAGTACCTTGCTTGCCCAGTGCCCACAACACACCATTTCAAACACCCAACTACAGACGCATATAGCCGCGTTAAAAAAATCTGGGTTTAATTCACTGGGTGATATTGTGCGGCAAATTAATACTCAATCTCTAGCGAGCTTCCGTAAACGCTGGGGCCAGGCATTTTCTCAGCTAATAGCCGACATCTTCGATATCGATCAGGTAACCCTGCAACCCAGCCTTTTTGAAAAACCGACAACCCTTTTTCAACCCGAAGAATTTTTTCACGATAGCATTCAGTTTGACTACCCCATAACGAACAGCGCACAACTCATGCCCCCCATGGAATACCTGCTGCAGAACCTAAGTCGCTATTTATACAACCGCCAACGTCAGTGCCAGAGTATTGATTGGGTATTAATGGATATTTATCACCACAAGCAGCAATTAGAGGTTCATACCAGTGAAAACCAAGACCAATGGCCCCTACTGCTGGAACTTTCCCGCATTCAATTAGACGCTCAGACACTGAATTTTGAGGTAGATACTCTGGAACTACGGTGTAGCAACAGCATGCCATTACACGCCAGCAGTCACAGCCTAAATTTTGACGGCGACACTAGCGCCCGGCGAGATAAACTCAACCATGACTTCACCGTAACCACAGCAAAACTCAAGGCACGATTGGGCGAAGATGCGCTCTTCAAGATAGCCTGCACCGACAGTCATATTCCGGAAAAAAGCCAAAAGAAAGTCTCAATAGCCCACAACACTAAACCTAGCCCCACCCCGACTACAACAGCCGTGCGCCCAAGCTGGCTGTTTGAGCCCCCTCTGCCGGTACAGCAACGCCAGCAATACCTTTTCTGGCGCGGTCGTTTAGAATTACTACAGGGGCCAGAGCGCATTGAGGGTAACTGGTGGCAATCGCCTACCGCCCGCGACTACTTTATTGCCCGGCGTGATGACCACCTGAGGCTATGGATATTTTATGACCAACTCAATAAAAGCTGGTTTGTGCAGGGTGTGTTTGTTTAGCAAACTTAAAGATAGAGCAAAAAAAAACTGCGCAGTATAAAACTACGCAGTTTTTTAGAGTAAAAGTATATAACTACTTACGAATACGTCTGCGAGAAAAACCAAGACCCAACAAACCCAACCCCAACAGCGCGAGAGAGCTTGACTCAGGTACATCAGCAATAACTTGGTCAGCAAAACCAAAACGCAGGTTATCGATAGCGAAACCAGCAGGCTCAGCACCAACCAAACTAAACTGCAGGCCAGCAATTTCATTACCCAGATCAGAAACCAGACCTAAGAACTCAATACCCAAACCTTCGTTAGCAACCGTACCAATGATGCTGCCATCACGCGCAAAAGCCGTAATAGCTGTACCACCAATAGCGTTGAAATAACCACCATCAAGGCCTACACCAGCAATATCTTCAGAGAAAATCATGGAGATAGCACCGTTGAAACGCGGAGTACCAGAAAGAACTGGGCTAGTTGGGTTAGCACCATCGGCAGTAATAAAGGACTGCGAAGCGCTAGGATCAAGGCTAAGGCCAGCGTCTGGTGTGCCAATAACACAACCGCTTAACTGGGCACCAGCGGGGCAATCACCGGCACCGCCCAAAGACTGACCATCAAACCAACCGCCGAAAGTCACGGTTACACCAGTAGGATCAGCGCCGTAATCGGCTGGAGTATAAACAGGGTTAACTGTTCCCATTGCAAATTCAGAAAAAGTGATGAGTCCAGCATCTGCAGTGAACGCATCATCAGCAACGCGGATAACAGCTGCATTAGCAACCGAAGCGGTGGTAGCAAGAGCAGCCAGTAATATGTAGCGTGCAAATTTCATGTGTAATCTCCGTTTTAAATTGAAATGTCCATGCACAAAGTCACGATAGTGCAACCCATGAGCATGCAACCATAAAAGCAAATATCGGGCCAACTAAATTTACCCTTATATTTCAACAGGTTACGAGAACAGCCCCCATAAAAGAGAAGTACATATGTAAAAATCTCCTACATACTGGCACGCCTATAACCATTTGACATTTAGATGAACGACTCCCAAAAAGCTGCTTGCAGGTAACCCCCTACAAATCGCGCCAACTCTAATCACAAAAAACATGTTAACTTTTTATGCACCAACACAACGGTGGGCCAAATAAACGTTAACTAAATAACGGTGAAGACCTCTCAAATAAAACACCTCGAGCAATTTAACGCGCTACCACTAGCCGCCAGTAACCACCGATCAATGAGGAAACTACTCTTTTCGACAAGCCGCAAAAAGCACGAGCAAAAAATGTAAAAAAATTTGACACGCCATGATCAAAATCAACTACAAACCACCTCATTCTCTGGAGTAAAAATACCGGCCTACCGAGAAGACTGAATGGCATCGATTAATACGGTTCTGCTGAATCATGCAGAAAAGCAATCGCCAGTGCAGTGAGCTATGCTTTAGAGCAATCAAAAAGCGTATTGCGACACTAGGGGTTAACCTATGAAAGTGCACATTCACCTATCTTCACTCAGGCTCCGCCAATACGTTGCACTAGCTCTATTTGCTTGGTTCCCTATACAAGGCAATACCGCAACAGAATGTGCTGCCGTCAGTTGTGACTGCACCTCATTGCCCTCCGCAACCTGGGTAGACATGTGTGAGAAGCAGGAAAACGCTCTGCAGAAACAATGTAAAAAAACCTCTCTAGACGAAACGGGTTACTGTTCCGTACACGGACCAGATGCCACACGCGTCACTTTGTCGCTCGATACGGAGAAAACCAGCAGGGAACAATCAAACATCATTAAACTCGTGGGATACAAATCTACTGCCGTACTTTGGTCCATCAACAAAGACTTGGCGTTTATTGCCCATAAAATCGACAATCACGCATTCGACGCTATCGAGTTGCGATTACGTTTATTGGAACAAAACACCGAACTTCACTTCAACACCCAGAAACAACTGGTGCAACTTCTCAACGAATCAAATAATACCTCGGAAGTAAAAAAGGCCTGGCGCAGTTATTCAATCGATATTGCAGGTATTGCCAGTCAACTTATAGTAGAAGGTAACCGCCTAAGGGCTTCTACCAAGGACACCGATAAAGCCAAGTCATTGGCTAATGCACTACTGAATTCTGCCGGGGGCCTTTACGAGCAGGTAGGCTATGCCTACGCGCAAGCCGCCAGCTTTAAAGAGTCAGCTCAAGCATGGAAGCAGGCAGCGACAATAGCAACTAACCTGCTAGAAATCGCCAAGCAGAATAAAAAGGCAGACGAAGCTGAATACTTTCGCTATCAGGCCGCCACACGCTTCCTTCGCGCCAGCCAAAACTGGGGGCAAAGCAAAGAAAAAGAACAAGCGCAAAATGCGCTTGAAAAATCCCAGCAATATATAACGACCAAAGAGTAGAGCCGTTACTCGCCACCCCCAAAGGGTAGAATACAAACCAAGACCGCTATACTGTTTACTTCAAACAGCCATGTACAGTCTCCTCGCTCCTGTGCATAATGCACAAAAAGAGACTCTGGGGAACAACAATAATGACAAGAAATATTGTTTTATGCGCAGATGGAACCGGAAGTAAAGGTGGCTATACCCCAGATAGCAATGTATACAAAACTTACCACGCTATCGATATCCACGATAACGACATCGAACAAATCACCTTCTACGACAATGGCGTAGGCTCATCATCCAATAAAATCTTACGTGCAATTGCGGGCGCATTTGGCTTTGGTTTTGAGCGCAATGTATGCGACCTCTACACCTTTCTCAGTAAAAACTACAATTCAGAGCAAGACAAAGTATACCTGTTTGGTTTCAGCCGTGGAGCGGCAACCGTTCGCGCTCTCAATGGTTTTATTTACGATTGCGGCCTGCTCGATGCACGCAATGAAACCAGCGATCGAAAACTCAAAGCTCAAGTTAAAAACCTTATAGGCGCCTATAAATCCCGAAAAGCCCAACTCAAGCGACAAGGCAAAACAACATCGCGCCCCATACCGTTAGCTGAAAGCATCAAAGGTATTTCACTCGAACGACGTGATATTAAAATCGAATTTATTGGTGCCTGGGATACCGTTGCAGCACTGGGAATGCCTAAAAAAACGGATGTCACAGGCCCCATCTCATGGCTGATTGACAATACACTCCAAGGCCTAGACAACCTGCTGAACCACTTTTTCCATTACCGGAACTATAAACTGCAGCTCACACCAAACGTAAAGCAGGCTTTTCAGGCCCTTTCTATAGATGATGCAAGAACATCTTTCTGGCCGCGTATTTGGAACGAGCTTGACGAAACAATAGTCCAGGCCAAGGTAACCGTAGAACAAGTATGGTTTACGGGCAGCCATACCGATGTAGGTGGTGGTTACAATCGCCGCGGTATAACCAATGTTCCCCTACTCTGGATATTGGAGAAGGCGACTCAAGCCGGGCTAAAACTGATAAATGGCTCACTGGATAGCATACGGGCGGCAGCAAATGCGCACGACATAATGCATGACTCACGTAGCGGGTTAGGCATGTTTTATCGATATCATCCAAGGGAAATTCACAGCCTTTGCCATAATGAAAAAAACCAAAAACCGATGATGGAACATATAAAAATACACGAGGCCGTGCTTAGTCGTATGCATTATCGAACGGCTGGTTATGCACCCATTTTGCTACCCAATACATTCGAGGTTGTCAACAATCAAGCTCAGCCACTGAAGCCTATCGATGTTTCCAGTAACAAGTCATGGCATACCTCTACACGCTCCATTCAATACTGCATCGAGCTACTTAAAGAGCTTTACATTCTTCAACTACTCATAGTTATAGCGATTGTCGGCTACGCCGAATACCTAAATCAGTATTGCACCGAACCAGCAGCCCTTTTAGATGGCTGGCGAGCTTGGATTGCAGAGGGGACCAAATGGCTACTACCCGACTTTTTCAACAAAGCTGTAGACCACTGGCTAACACATAGCGCGATATTTTTTACTAGCATTACGGTTATTACGGGCTGGATTGGGTTACAAATCACAACAAATGTACGAATGATAAAACACGCTGAAAACAAACGTCTTATTATTCGAGATGAATACCAATGCTCGCAAACCTCTAAATAGTTTCAAAAGATAAAAGCTGTTAACGTATTTCAATTAATACAGTATTAGGATCTTCAATAATACGCAGCTTTTTACTCATAAACTCTTCTAAAAGAGCTTTATAACGACCATCAGCAATTATAGATTCAAAACTCGAACCCAGACGATTGGCAAGTTTTTCTTGTTTCCGCCCCACAACTAAATAAGTGTAAAACGGGTAGTGAAGCATCAGCTTAGGCACTACGGCAAAATCATTCGTTAAACTATTAATGTCCTTTAACGTGCCGTCAACTTCGGTTATACCAAGGGGAACACAATCAAAACGTTTTCGCTTGAGCATTGGGAACAAGCTATGGAAGGTTTGCGCCTCAATAACTCTAACACCATTTTTCCGATAAAATCTATTATCAAGCCAGTTTTCCCCCTGCCCCACTTTAAATTTTTTCAGGTCTGCCAGCGAACGAATTCTCGAAAAATCATCCAATCGATCGCGGTGAACAATCAATTGTCGATAACCAAGAAAGCCATTCCAAATTGGATAAGGCACGCTAATAAATTGTGTTTTCTTTTCATGCTGTTGATCCCACTGAGGTACTAAAGCAAAATCAAAGCGGCCATCTTCAATACGCTTCAAGCCTTCAAATCGGGAATACTGAACGGAATGAACGTCGAGTTCATAGGGGCCAAAACGATTTTCACTTTCTGCAAGCAGTAGTTCTATCAGCTTGGTTTCATAGCCAAGGCGCGCAGGCGAACTACCCCCGGCCCAAAGCCTGTACTTGTCAGGTGCGCCTGCCTGCTCAGTAGCTAGCGTGTTTACGCCGCAGAGCAATAGCACTAAAAAGTTGAAATATTTGAATGCCATACGCTGGCACACCACTCTAAAATTCACCAAGACCAGGCGTGCTAAGAAGAACACACAAAGCCACGTTATTCTGATCAGCAATAGATATGCAGGTAAGGAAATGCTATTTATCAACTGGGCTAATAGACCAGTATAGTTACTTCGAGTAATTGACAAGGCGTCATATAACCAAAAAATTGGCCGCATCGCGCCCCACTTAAACTAAGTTATATACGACGCGCTAGATGGGCGGGAATAGTTGGGGAATGTTGCAAGATCGAATAATGTACTTGGAAATAATCTAAGCCTATCAACGCAGGCAAACAGAGCAAAGACGGCAACTAATTCAAATCGAGAATAACTACCCCTGGATGATCAAGCTTCTTGAGCTTATCTTGCATAAAATTTTCCAATAGCACTTTACGTTTACCATTGGCTTTTACTATTTCAAACCCAGCGGATAAGCGCTTCGCCAACTGTGGTTTATAAGCGCTAACCATTAGGTACGCTTCCAATGGGTATCGCAGAATCAAATTTGGCACGATCACAAAATCACCACCCTGGCTATTTTGCTCCTGCACAGTGGCATCCACTTCGTTAATACCCAGGGGTACACAGTCAAAACGGTTGTGCTTCAACATACTGAACAGAGCCGAAAAAGTTTTGGCTTCAACCAGTTTAACGCCGTTTCTGGCGTAAAACTGGTTATCTCGCCAGTTTTCTCCCTGCCCAATCTTAAATTGCCGCAGGGAAGCCAATGACTCCACGCCTTCAAATTCTGCCAAACGGTGCTTACGTACAACAATCTGCCGGTAACCCAAATAGCCGTTCCAGATCTTATGGGGAATACGCCTGATTTTCGTATTCTCCGGTATGGTGCCTTTACCGTCGGGCGCTATAACAAAATCAAATTTGCCTTTATCAATACGCTCATAAGACTCAAGATAACTGTGTTCCAACTGATGTACGTGTAACTCATACGGCCCGTACTGCGCTAGAGTTTCGTCGAGCAAAAGCCTAATTAAAGGAAGTTCGTAGCCCAACCTCGCGGGTGAATTAGATCCAGCCCACAGATGGTAAACAGCTGTCGGCGGTGTGTCCGCTGCACTACAAATAGACATGAGGCAGAAAGCCAGTATTGACAATATAATACGTAACATCATAACTGTCTGGTCTAGGGAACCTCTAATTTAGTCTGCGTAACCTATAGACAACTCTCGCGCGTAAAAGCTTGAGCTTCGGAGAAAACATTAACCCCACAAATCATAATTATAGTCGAATGAAAAAAGTGCCATACTTCTATTTGTAGAAGATGTCTTTTTCTCTGTATATTCGTATACAAGGAGCACCAGGGGATGCACTACCTGATCGACGCCATCGTTTTACTGGCTGCAGCGGTTATCACCGTTCCTGTATTCCAGGCACTTAGGCTGGGTGCCATTCCGGGCTTCCTACTCGCAGGGGTAGCACTGGGCCCTTCAGGCATCGGTTACTTTAGTAATTTTAACGACATACAACACCTCGCCGAGCTGGGTATTGTGTTTTTGCTGTTTGTCATTGGTATAGAAATTAGGCCTACGCACTTTTGGCAAATGCGACGCCATGTCTTTGGCCTTGGCATCTGCCAGTTGGCGCTTACTGCGCTGGTAATTACTTACTTAGTATATGAACTACTTAACGTCAGGCTCGGTATTGCATTGCTTATAGGAGCGGCACTCGCGCTCTCCTCTACAGCTTTTGTCTTGCAATTACTCACCGAGCATCGAGCACTCAACACCCAACACGGACGCCCAGCGGTGGCCGTGCTGTTATTGCAGGATATCGCGGTCGTACCGCTATTAGCCTATATCGCGATACTCAACCGGGGCGAATACAGTATCGCTGTGGATGTAATACTGGCGTTTGTAGAGTCTGTTGCCATTATTTTATTAGTTGTACTCCTCGCCCGCTATGTACTAAACCCCCTGTTAAGATTACTCGCGCGCTTCGCCTCCAACGATATTTTTACTGTTTTTGCGCTGCTACTGGTATTGGGCTTCGCAGGCCTATTCGAAAATGCCGGCTTCTCCATGGCCATGGGGGCATTTGTAGCCGGCCTGCTAATCGCCGACTCATCTTTCCGTCACCAAATTATTGCCGAAGTAGAACCCTTTCGTATGCTATTGCTCGGCTTGTTTTTTATCACCATGGGTATGTCCCTGAATATCGAGATGCTCTTCCTCTACCCAGGCGAACTCGCCGCCAGCCTGCTATGCCTAATTACGGTTAAGTTTTTCGTCCTATTACCCCTAGCACGAGCATTTAAAGTACCATCGCAAGCGGCCATTGCGCTCTCGCTGCAATTGGCCCAAAGCGGTGAGTTTGCACTTGTGCTATTTGGCACCGCCTATGCAGTAGGCATACTCGAAACCACGCTATTCCAACCCCTGCTGATACTTGTACTACTCAGCATGCTGATCACACCTGCGTTAGATGCCTGTGCCCGCCACATCATAGCGCGCACCAAAACCCCAATAACGGAGCCGCTAACAACACCGCAAAACGCGTCGCCGGGCATATTGATAGCCGGGTATGGGCGTATGGGGCACCGTATTGGCGAACTGCTTGAACGCTTAAACGTGCCCTATATCGCCATCGACAATAACGTCAGTATTGTCGAACAAGCCACGGCTCAAGGTAAGCCGGTTTATTTTGGTGAAGCACAAAAACCTGAAGTACTCAAAGCGGCTGGGGCAAGTAAAGCCCCATTGGCGATTGTTGCCATAGACAATTTAGAAGGCGCAGAACGGGTCGTCGCTTCCCTGCGTGTTGCCTTTCCTAAGCTGCCAATATTTGCCCGCGGTCACAACCGCTCCCGGTGTAAAGAACTGCGTAGCCAGGGTGCCAATATCACCGTTTCTGAAACCTTTGAAGCCAGCGCCGAAATAGCCCATGAAGCGCTGCTTAGCATAGGCGTCAACAAAGACCGTATCGAACGCACCATGGTGCAGTTTAAAAAAGACTATTACGCCGAAATTGGGCAAACGCGATAATAAAAAGCACAAGCATAGCCATAAACTGTTTATTTATACAGTATACTTAAGCTATGCTCTATGTCCCCATTAACACCCGCAGTAATTACAGTTTTCTTAAAGGTGCTTCACACCCTCAGGAGTTAATTGAACGCGCCGCTAAATTAGGTTTTAAGGCCATAGCCCTTACCGACGAATGCTCCCTTGCGGGCATCGTAAAAGCCCATATCACCGCCAAAGATACAGGCATCAAACTCATTGTTGGCAGCAGCTTTACCTTATCTAACGGTTGCCAACTCATCGCTATAGCGCCCCATCGCCAAGCCTATAGCGAACTCTCCGGGTTTATTACCCTCGCCCGCCGGCGTGCACAAAAAGGCGAATATGACGCTCATATGGAGGACTTACGCTTTCGTTTACAAACCTGTTTGATTATTTGGCTCCCCAATACCGATACCGGTACCCCTGAAATGACAGCAGAACTACACGGCGCATTTCGCCAACGTTTATGGATCGGGGTTTGCCATCAACTACACGGCGCAGAGCAAGTATTATTTGAGCGCTGGCAACAATTAAGCCAACAATATCAAACCCCGCTCGTCGCCTGCGACCCAATCGTTATGCACTGCGCCAGCCGTAAGCCGCTGCAGGATGTGCTCACCGCAATTCGTCATAACACCAGCATTTCGACACTGGGTACTCGCCTGCAAAGTAATGCCGAAGCCTGCCTTAAACCTCTAGACAGCTACTACGCACTCTATCCAGCCTCTCTCATTGAGCAAACTCAGGTTATTGCCGAACAGTGCACATTTTCCCTCGACGAATTACGCTATCAATACCCACAGGAGCTGGTACCTAAAGAGTTAACCCCCATCCAACATGTAAAAAACCTGGTCATAAAAGGTAAGAAACGCCGTTGGCCACAGGGTGTTCCTCAGTTCGTAGAAGATATTTTAAGAAAAGAGTTAGCTCTAATAGAAGAGCTTCATTACGAATATTATTTCCTAACCGTACACGACATTGTGCGTTATGCCCGTGAACAAAACATTCTCTGCCAGGGTCGTGGCTCTGCAGCCAATTCAGTTGTTTGTTACTGCCTTTTCATAACCGAAATTGCACCAGGACAAATTAATGTTTTATTTGAACGCTTTATCTCCAAAGAACGCAATGAACCACCGGATATCGATGTCGACTTTGAACACCAAAGACGCGAAGAGGTTATTCAATACATCTATCGAAAATACGGACGAGAACGCGCAGCCCTTGCCGCAACGGTTATCACCTACCGATCACGCAGCGCTATTCGTGACGTAGGTAAAGCACTAGGGTTGGAACCCGCATTGATTGACCACCTAGCAAAATCGTTAGCTTGGTGGGACAGGTCCGGCGATTTAATAGGCCGTATTGAAGCTGCCGGATTAAAACCACAGCAAAAAGTATTGCAGCATTTTTTCACTCTTGTAGAGCAAATACTCGGCTTTCCCCGCCACCTGTCACAACACGTTGGCGGCTTTGTGGTGACTCAGGGAAAAATCAGTGATTTAGTGCCCTTGGAAAATGCCAGCATGCCAGATCGCACCATTATTCAATGGGATAAATACGACCTGGAAGCCATGGGCCTGTTAAAAATCGATGTTCTAGCGCTGGGAATGTTGACCGCGTTAAGAAAAGCGCTGACCTATGTTCACGCCTACAATCCCAGCATAAAATCTCTGGCCGACATTCCGCGAGAGGACCCGGCGACCTACAACATGCTTTCCGCAGCCGACAGTATTGGGGTTTTTCAGGTGGAGTCGCGCGCGCAAATGTCTATGCTGCCCCGACTTCGGCCACAAAATTTTTACGACTTGGTGATTGAAATAGCCATCGTCCGCCCAGGCCCAATACAAGGTGATATGGTACACCCTTATTTACGCAGACGAGACGGTACGGAACCGGTGAAATACCAAAGCCCGGCGATAAAAGCAGTACTTGAGTCAACACTGGGTGTACCCATTTTTCAGGAGCAAGCTATTCGCCTTGCCATGGTGGCAGCAGGCTTTAGTGGTGGCGAAGCCGATAACCTTCGTCGGGCCATGACCAGCTGGGGGAAAAACGACAGTCTCCTACAGTTTGAAGAAAAATTTATTCAGGGTATGCTCAACAGAAACTATCCATTAGCATTTGCTCAACGATTGTTTGAACAAATAAAAGGTTTTGGCGGTTACGGCTTTCCAGAATCACACTCCGCCAGTTTTGCGCTTTTATGTTATGCCTCCTCTTGGCTTAAATGCCATCACCCTGCCGCCTTTTATTGCGCATTACTGAATAGCCAGCCCATGGGCTTTTATTCACCTTCGCAACTCATCCAAGATGCACGCAGGCACCATATACAAATATGGCCGGTAGACATCAATAAAAGCGAATACCAATGCAGTATCGAAGCTAGTGATATAACCGAGTTC
This genomic stretch from Teredinibacter franksiae harbors:
- a CDS encoding error-prone DNA polymerase → MLYVPINTRSNYSFLKGASHPQELIERAAKLGFKAIALTDECSLAGIVKAHITAKDTGIKLIVGSSFTLSNGCQLIAIAPHRQAYSELSGFITLARRRAQKGEYDAHMEDLRFRLQTCLIIWLPNTDTGTPEMTAELHGAFRQRLWIGVCHQLHGAEQVLFERWQQLSQQYQTPLVACDPIVMHCASRKPLQDVLTAIRHNTSISTLGTRLQSNAEACLKPLDSYYALYPASLIEQTQVIAEQCTFSLDELRYQYPQELVPKELTPIQHVKNLVIKGKKRRWPQGVPQFVEDILRKELALIEELHYEYYFLTVHDIVRYAREQNILCQGRGSAANSVVCYCLFITEIAPGQINVLFERFISKERNEPPDIDVDFEHQRREEVIQYIYRKYGRERAALAATVITYRSRSAIRDVGKALGLEPALIDHLAKSLAWWDRSGDLIGRIEAAGLKPQQKVLQHFFTLVEQILGFPRHLSQHVGGFVVTQGKISDLVPLENASMPDRTIIQWDKYDLEAMGLLKIDVLALGMLTALRKALTYVHAYNPSIKSLADIPREDPATYNMLSAADSIGVFQVESRAQMSMLPRLRPQNFYDLVIEIAIVRPGPIQGDMVHPYLRRRDGTEPVKYQSPAIKAVLESTLGVPIFQEQAIRLAMVAAGFSGGEADNLRRAMTSWGKNDSLLQFEEKFIQGMLNRNYPLAFAQRLFEQIKGFGGYGFPESHSASFALLCYASSWLKCHHPAAFYCALLNSQPMGFYSPSQLIQDARRHHIQIWPVDINKSEYQCSIEASDITEFPWGIRLGFVQVKALAEEKAKSITASRRDKPFISIEELAHRATLTRADLQKLAAADVLRSIAGNRHLALWHSAGVEPHSELLSDSSTQVQEKLFTAPPSLETDISADIQTTGLSLRVHPMAILREEYPFNHCKRQIQLASISNGRFVQVAGLVTGRQRPGTAKGTVFLTLEDETGNINVIVWKNTQEQFRQVLLTAKLLVVKGRLEASEPKKGHSVIHVVAGKLLDYSERLSNVEISSRDFH